Part of the Melitaea cinxia chromosome 6, ilMelCinx1.1, whole genome shotgun sequence genome is shown below.
caatttaagggatacatggaaaaaaatggtaataacagattaacctggacgcccacaaaaaatagtgtaatttgttcagatcatatcaataccactaactttcaagtgttggcgaacaatagaaggattagtcgagggcaccaaaccaacactaacgccacactgtttttgtcccataatttttttttgtctcatgtacaaggtaatcaaaaattaacaatgtccatcctttcagagtcatcaacaaatcatttaatctagcagatgacaggctatcatcttatgatgccatgagtgctacgctccctattcctgattcgttgacatcacagtgtacatcatcaactcctcaaaatgtgggttaattttaaatcgtttattgtagactggcattgtttggcacaacaacgttgcaccaaacgtattgtgacataattataatagttagacatatgctgtcgcgacactttttaaccgtcttccaaaaagggaggagggtctcaattcgagtgtatttttttatgtatgttacttcagaacttttaactgggtggaccaattttgatgatttttaatttaatagaaagctgatgtttatcatgtggttgcgcttaaattttatcgagatctgataacaactttttgagtaacctttgataacgcgtatatattacgtatattatattagttgtcgatgtaattgaagtcagttttgttttcgtttgcgagcaaatacaattattgtagataatgatgtgttgtacaaagtcttactacattatatatttctattatcattagtttttgcagcgtacgcaatgtaaggaattttttaggttatttttttatcccttgggttacattattggagttttagtaaggatccctaatatttttgaaaatatagtataacctatgtcgctcaaggattatgtagcttctcaacggtgaaataattttttgaatcggtccagtagtttcggagcctattcaatgctaacaaacaaacaatcaaatcttcactctttataatcgtttattttacatgaagatgtttgatttgtagtatataataaattaagtctatttttataataatatcttacctttgtatcactttaaaaacattatttccctaaccgagtagttgaatttatcgataatgcatatcgacagttgttacaaccacggctgttagcaacttttcagtgtagttgcggcgtgtcattatactgtaataacacagaatgtatctatgtgtgtgtgaaaaatgtaagtgtgattttaatttagtatgtgtgagtttcgtagttacagacgattatttttgtgtgggatttagataaagtgtgcatgtgtgtaatttccccccgcaaaaaatgacagaaagttttgtatcggtaacaaacgcaatggccactcccctccgtgttgctctatgtagaaagtggacatcattattgtgttattttttttatcgtgtgattttattttattttgatttatttggaaaacgGACAGTGTACAGAGACTTAGTTTAAagctaattacataaaaaagaaaataaaaatacaccatTTAAAAGTTTTCTCATATGGTATGTTAACCCGtgtaatttttaactcgtttgtgtctgtttaaatttgtgaattaactactcatattttactactaaatatcatgattttaggttttcaacgaatattttaataggagatagatagaataggtagctgctgtgcgactgagctgaaatgaactacaacgacagccatcctcatctagtgtggtttgttcaaaccattttgataaagctgacatgtacggtacaaaacgtggacttcgcagagtaccatcacgtatatactactacttactactaggtattttaatgttgaattttttgttctaggacctaccggatgagtctaaaattagtcgttaaccaagattcaatctttgatacacctagaaaacataaactaagagaaaagttaaaaaaacaggaactttattttaaaaaaaatgtaaaaaaattaaatcgttacagcaaagagttagacgtctttaaaacaggaacttgcccttcagaggagtcatcaattacttaaaaacgtaattttcattgacacagatttatataattcattaaatcaaaacatggctgcaatagatttatttaacaatttgaagcaaaaaaggagtaaatatatttaaaactataaacagatttttattttcgcatacccattttacctatattaaattaattgtgtttaatcccatttattaaaaattttagggactttttttaaaaagtgtcaacacttcactcactcacacatatttaaaaaagtggcttcacttttttgttctaagtgcgttacctatctattttttttacttgatctatgattaCAGTATGATTACAGAATGACACGCCGCgcctacactgacaagttgcttacagctgtggttgtaacaactgtcgatatgcattatcgataaattcaagtattcggttagggaaataaggttcttaaagtgatacaaaggtaagatgttattataaaaatagacttaatttattagatactacaaatcaaacatattcatgtaaaataaacgattataaagagtaaagatttgatagtttgtttgttagcattgaataggctccgcaACTAccggaccgattcaaaaaattatttcaccgttgagaagctacactatccttgagcgacacaggttatactatattttcaaaaatattagggatccttactaaaactccaataatgtaacccaagggacaAAAAAATAACCtgaaaattccttacattgcgtacgctgcgaaaactaatgataatagaaatatataatgtagtaagactttgtacaacacatcattatctacaataattgtatttgctcgcaaacgaaaacaaaactgacttcaattacatcgacaagtaatacaatatacgtaatatatacgcgttatcaaaggttactcaaaaagttgtcatcagatatcgatgaaatttaaacgcgaccacatgataaacatcagctttctgttaaattaaaaatcatcaaaatcggttcacccagtcaaaagttctgaagtaacatacataaataaatacagtcgaattgagaacctctccTTTTTGGAActcagttaaaaagtgtcgcgacagcctatgtctaactattataattatgtcacaatacgtttggtgcaactttgttgtgccaaacaatgccagtctacaataaacaatttaaagttAACCCACATTTTGTGGAGTTGATGATATACACGTTGATGTCAACGAATTgggaatagggagcgtagcactaatggcatcataagatgatagcttgtcatctgctagattacatgatttgttgatgactctgaaaggatggatattgttaattttcaaagttgataaatcaaagcttcatttcactactatgactaaggtgaaccatatcatatttaccttgtacatgagacagaAAATAACTTACGGGACAAAGACAGTGTGGCgctagtgttggtttggtgccctcgactaatctttctattgttcgccaacacttgaaagttagtggtattgatatgatctgaacaaattacactatttattgtgggcgtccaggttaatctgttattacaattttttttccttgtatcccttaaatttggatttttagaaaacctgccaaatttttatataaaacattatggtcgaagttcacattaagtaattctagtaaaatatattaatactcataatacgtgtattatatttaatttaatgcaattttattatataactatgtttattaaaaaaagctagcaatataatattttaaataaatcaaaatctcaaaaatgtctgtctcctcttttgcctttgccgtttttatcgataaccatctacaaacaaaccggtaacaacgctcggcgacagtgacttatcggaaatagactccgatcagtcgctcgaccgatccgcatattgtatgagggcgagcggcctgtgttggtaaacaaatcgagtcaacacgaccgataatatttgtaatttttaagtttaaaaaaggtttaaaagaagtatacaagtaataatgtgattaaaaaatatttacgtatgaaaggtaacgccatgttttagtaaatttgacgtggcagatcttttttgcagtaaaaaacagaacaatttggcattttttgaaggacgttgattcaatcgcgcaactagatttagtctagtgatcagtgcggctgcaactagttttattgtatgcatatggccatttggccttataccttgacagaggggaacgcctgtacatggctactcccctccgtgttgctctttgatgTCGAAGGACAAGCTGTTTGAAACCGATTGTCGAtaacaaactaatataaaaatcttattatttctataaattgtgGAACAGTAATAAGggcttactttatttttttatttattttttatttaaatgttattgtaagtaaaaaaaaatgaaacaacgAAATGATTAGGGCTTTTTACATGcttgacgtttcggatactttttagcaaccatggtcacgggaggatcATGTCGTCATGTCCAGAACcaaataaaccgcgataaaatctgaaaaagttgtttcattataatgagagaAATtggcgtaaacattagaaaacaatataaaaaaaatagattaaaaacaaattgatcTTTTATAccattatatcattttaatttaccaacaatataaaagtttaagttaaattttctaACCAGAATTTTAATTCAACAcattttacattacataatttaaatttctggaatgtactgattgtgactgttgttttctttttcttttttggtcAAAGATATGTCCATAATACCACTTTGTTAACTTTAGGGAAACCTGTTgttggctatattatttgttgtatgctttatgataaaaaatattacgtataagctgttggttttctgaataaataggtaaataaataatcaaatcgatcaaatattctacaaacttgaatcgatttatcaTGAGTATCGAATACCGAGTAAAAACGGGATATTATTTTGTGAtgactataattatttatatttacgtaaTCAAATTACTTATTTGCTATTTTCCtaacatttcttttataaatttagtcttataaaacaagataatactattaaacaatataaatatattaaattatttacacttTTAAGTTTTAACTTCGAAATATAGACCTTTCAGAcgaaatattcataaataattacattaactaGGAAATAGAAAACAGAAATGGTTTAGATACATTATCTGTGAACGAAGCAGTAACTGAACGCAACCGGTGACTGTCAAATTGTTAAGACGAGCGATTTTTCTAAAAGgcgtattaaattttacttttttcattcataaaacgatagattattatcaaaaatgttAGCTTTAATCAATCGTATCCTTGATTGGATTAAAAGCTTGTTCTGGAAGGAAGAGATGGAACTAACACTGGTCGGCCTACAGTATTCGGGGAAAACAACTTTTGTTAACGTCATTGCCGTATGTATTATCACAAAACAATTGTTCTGTACTAAAATGatgagtttgaaaatatttatcagtaaatgtaaatccatttttttttatacatcgaaaaaatttttttttctagttgatagatttaattttattgtgtgttAGGAACGTAACTTACGTTTCTCATATAAGAGTCATTAAAATAATCTGTTTCCTTTGTATGTTGATATAAGGAACTGTATAGGATATTTATAAAACGATTATTACCAATAATGATTTTTTCCTCTAAGCTTATTTTACTTTTCTAAATCAAATGAAATGGCACCTACTCACCTTTCATGATTAATTGGTcgattttttaatactatttataaataaacttttatgagACACTGTCTGTTCTATAGTTTGATAATGAAAAACAAATCAATACTCTTTTTCTTAGGTAATtgctttataacatatattttcaaTCCAAATTTTCAGTATTGCTAATGAATATTATAAGTAattcataaatttatattaaaatatgaaaattttgtttgctGTATGAGACTATCATTACATTTagatttacttatatattattaatttaatttcagtcGGGACAATTCAGCGAAGACATGATTCCAACTGTTGGTTTCAATATGCGCAAAATAACAAAAGGGAATGTTACTATTAAAGtaagtattttttcatttttattgaatgTAAACACAGTGGTCtattcctaagataagcaacttaataagtattaatgctgacataatacttttttatattatttttattgtttatagttgtattgtttaaaattaatttatgaatacTAAAGAGAGCATGTAGGAGTAATCAGCATTTTGAGTAAAAAGGACaatctcaaaatattttttttggcttgttaaattatttcttaattagtttaaaaccatgtATTTTGCCTACATGAGCGAATAGATGCAGAAATTATCAGCATTTTTAGctgtaaaatctaaaaaaaatgtcaagtagaTAAGCAGGGTTGACAGTTGCCAAGTGATTACGGCCTCattcaaaataaagaaaaaagtagtGTAAAATCTTGTTAGTTTGTGAGTAACAGGAAAATCAACTTACATTAGGGTAGAATTAGTGACAGTAAAGTAAGTAGGGGTAAGCTATTTTTGTTAGTTTGAAGGTAGGTTTTAGAATAGAAATTGATGCCTAATGTTGGTAGGAGAGAATTTTTATATCACCTTACTTATATTGTcgagaattaaattataattatttaattaaataatatatattattatgtaatttttggtACTTGCGAAtgagtaatgattttttttaaataatctgttatatatttaatacaatgatCAGTACCACAGTAGGAGTAAAGCATATACACTGAGTCAAATGAACTTATGGCGTTACCAAAACAAACGTGTATAGTGCATTATTAGCTCCTTGGCACAGTTTGCTGTGACTATTGTTTGCTATGGGGTTGTAGGTTTGATTTTCGTTCGTCTTGGTGTACTACATATTTCAAATTTCTGTTCATAATCAAGTTCCAAAAAAGcaaaaggttctcaatttgactgcaTTTTTTACTGtgtgaactgattttgatgatttttgattgAGACAATAATGTgtcttaaattgattttttatgttgttttacttgtttatttcattaaaataggttttttccatttttaaccgacttcaaaaaagcagcaggttactcaattcggtcgtatatatatatatatatatttttatgtatgttcggggataactccgtcatttatgaaccgatttttattaattctttttttgttagaaaggagatatccctagtttggtaccatgataaggaaaccatgatctgatgttgggatcccagagaaatcgagggaaactcgaaaatccgcataactttactgggtgtaccgatcttaatgatttttaatttaatcgaaagccgatgtctatcatgtggtcacatttaaatctcatcgagatctgattacaacttttggagtaatctttggtaatgcgtatttacttgataatttttcgtctaccgtacgttgtattacttgtcgatataattgaagtcggtttttcttcgtttgcctgcaaatacaattatccagcaaacaaatattatatttatatgtacatttaaaacacaaaatttaatattaatgtgtCTATATTAATCAAATGTTTCCGAAAGTACAGGTAATAAGTTACCTTACCTTGCCTAACCAGACTCAGGAACACATAAAAAAGTTCGTAAATATATCaatgtgaataaaatatatttactttccaAATTATATTGAGCAAGTATAAATAAGGGGCAGGGAAATTGCTAATATTAGCAAATAAACATTTGAGTATTTGTAACAGATTACACAAATCTCAATGTGACCTTTGATTATTTATACTTCATGTTTTATCTGCCGGGAAatgtgtgtataatatataatttttaataatattttatttatttgcctcttacaaatacaacaatttaactgaggtgagaaaggtgaccagagctcctggagatcTGCTCCATTGGGGATAGGGTatgcaacacgcttgcgatgctttgggtgttgtagacgtctataagctacggtaatttcataccatcaggtgagcgtatgcttgtttaccgattaaaaaaaaaacgaatttatttcaaaaaaattaaaaaaaaaaacagtcttgcatttatatgtaaaacaagattatattttgttatgggGCTGTAAAATTTGTTTGAATGATCAAATGTAAGGTCTTAGGAAACAAATggaaaatattctttataataaactagctgtggccACGATTTCAtcagcgtggaatttaacaaaatacttattgttcaattcgcagagctataaaaaaaaatctaaaataaaagtagcctaagttactccttattacatcatatatctgccagcgaaagtctcgtcaaaatttattattagccggaacaaagagacagacagtcacaaaaattataaaaaatgttattttggtatatgcaccacacggttttttactaaattcaaatatacataCCACCAAATCGccaaccgctttttactaaattcaattatacacatatttgaatttagtaaaaagcggttattataatattacaaaaagacacttcatattttatttatttctatagataatctgattattattaaagacaCAAATGCTATAAAGTATGACTCCGAGACTAAGGAGCATTTATGTTAGCCAACTTGACAAGTATAATTTAGTAAGAGTCTTTCATTGTTTCAATcaaacacttcagttttatattattagtcaAGATGAGTAAACAAAAGGTTTGTTTatgattgatattaaaaaacaatgctTGGTATATAAATTAAcctagtttaatatttttatctttgtgCAGATAACTACACAAAAGTTTCCTACTTTGTTTATCAAAGAATAAACGTAAACATATTCTCTTCTGTAATTTATTTTGGAATAATAATATCATTCAGCCAGTACTGATGGATAAATTGATCAATTCACCCTATAAAGCTGCCCACCCACCACtgccccactgctgggcgtagacatttttttttcatatatgaaAAGATTCAGAGTTTAATCAAAAACACTGCTACACTGCTGGTAGGTTTTTATATTAACTACCACGAGTAACCACCAGAGCGGTTATTAGCCACCATtgattaatacttatttatgtttaaaagggcattattaaagataacgaTATAGTTAATGATTTtcgttaaaatataatgatgtattaatataattattttataattctgcagGTATGGGATATAGGTGGCCAGCCAAGGTTCCGTTCCATGTGGGAAAGGTATTGTAGAGGAGTCAATGCTATAgtgtaagtatatttatttaaatataattataaatatttttacgtaatttattctttataaaaactatttttttgataaaaatataggcAGTAATAATACTGGCTGCCTTGACGGATTTCATAcagccacatttttttttcttcatgataaaatatattgatgaTCTTGTGACAGACcaacattgaaataataattattaaatttggaaCAGTCGCCTGGAAGTTATTTAATCAATCTTTAtagtaatactagctgacctggcaaacttcgtatcgccttattttttttttttaaatataataattacatatatcaaaacaaaatataccctatctttcaagttggatcaaactgcacacggtgtgcaaatttgattaaaatcggttaagtagtttaagagtttatcgcggacaaacattgtgacacgagatttatatatattaagatatcatATTTGATTCAACATGAGTATTTTCAAATGAAGTCAGAGCTGAACTGAAACTGAACTGTTTGaataaattatagatattaatGTAAACTTATGTTGACAattttagataatatattacagATGATAtgcatatttaatattatattttatgtattacactatataaaagtttgtttattttttgaacatgtaaatttatacggtaaaaacttttttgtcaaattattgttagaaatttttatgtttttaattaggAAATGTTACACTATACAATACGATGGGGGTAAGGTTACCAGTTCctacatattttgtataattattttatggtttGACTAAATCTGATTGATATCTGTAAGGAAATGTATATGATAGAAGCGTGTGTGATGTGAGCACTCTcgtgctccgttcgcctcgcccgatcacacttttcgtaacactctcgtcacgcattaaccagcttacttcccaagtcaagcaaTGAAACTTGTCCCGGTAGGTACATGGTGGACGCCGCGGACCCGGACAAGATCGAGGCGTCCCGCAACGAGCTGCACAGCCTGCTGGAGAAGCAGCAGCTGACCGGCATCCCCGTGCTCGTGCTGGGCAACAAGCGCGACCTGCCGCACGCGCTGGACGAGCACGGCCTCATCGAGCGCATGTGCGTGCTCTGCTTACCGCGTGCTCGTTGTTCACGTTTGACGAATATTACATTATTGCTTAATGTACACCACCactcttcatcatcatcatcatcttcatcatcatcatcatcatcatcaccacgaccaccaccaccaccaccaccaccatcatcatcatcatcatcatcatcatcatcatcatcatcatcatcatcatcatcacttcagcctatcgcagtccacttctggacataggcccccgcaagttcgcgccaaaaatggcgtgaactcgtgtgttgcccatagtcaccacgctgggcaggcgggttggcgaccgcagggctggctttgtcgcatcgaagacgctgctgcccatcttcggcctgtgtatttcaaagccagcagttggatggttatcccgccatcagtcggctttataagttctaaggtggtagtggaactgtgttatcccttagtcgcctcttacgacacccacgagtagagagagggtggctatattctttgctgccgtaaatTACACGTCGCCAACCCTCGCCacgatctctggtcaccttgctcaccacagaaacacaacactacataagagcagtattatttagatgtggtAGTCTCTAAGGTTGAAGTAGCTCCCTagacgagctgctccagattttgagctgtAAAATTCCAGCTGTGCCCCACTTCAACGATGACTCATGTAAAATTTGTCATTTCTAGGAATCTATCTGCGATCCAGGACCGCGAGATCTGCTGCTACTCGATCTCGTGCAAGGAGAAGGACAACATCGACATAACGCTGCAGTGGCTCATTTCGCACAGTAAGTCGGGCAGCGCGCGCTAGTCCGCA
Proteins encoded:
- the LOC123654424 gene encoding ADP-ribosylation factor-like protein 8 codes for the protein MLALINRILDWIKSLFWKEEMELTLVGLQYSGKTTFVNVIASGQFSEDMIPTVGFNMRKITKGNVTIKVWDIGGQPRFRSMWERYCRGVNAIVYMVDAADPDKIEASRNELHSLLEKQQLTGIPVLVLGNKRDLPHALDEHGLIERMNLSAIQDREICCYSISCKEKDNIDITLQWLISHSKSGSAR